The segment ATGCACGTGGGAACGAgtggcagggaggctgctcgCCTCCCAGAGGTTTCCTCTGCAGTAGGAaatgctgcagggcagctgccaCCATCCCAGCAAAGAACCGGGGGCAGGGGTGAAAAAGGCCACTCACCACACCCAGACCCTTGTTTTCTGGAACTCAGGGGATAAAAATCGGTCAAAGGCTCTAAACCTTCATTGCAAGAAGTATGTGTTAACCTTACAAGTAAGGAAATTACCATCTTGTTGTATGAAACAGCAGTATCTGGTGCGTGAGCTGTCCCTCTCAGTCGGGCTAAGTGAGTTAATCGAGGAATTGTTCCTGTTTGCCTCAGGAGAGCACGCACTGCGAGACCTGCTGCTGCCTAGGTAGCAGTTACCCAATTCCACTGCTGGAGCAGTCGCTAGCTAACAAAACGTGGCAGGTTCGCCGTACAGCCCCAGCAGTGGGCAGCCGGGGTCAGGcaggctgtgcccaggagcagctgaatTCAGGGATTCACAGCCCTGCATTGctctcccttccccagcccctccggACCCCAAAGCCACTGCAGGAACGTACCAGAAAGCCCTCAGCGCTGCGTGGTTCTTCCACAGGGAAGCAGGAATCATTTAAGCTATCTCACTTTCCCCTCCTTAGGTAACAAAACATCCACCTTAGCCCTCCAACAATCCcaattttgaatttttatgCAGTCCACACTAACTCCAAAAGTTAAGTCCGCCAAGTACTGCTGGAGGCAGCATTTTCTAATACTGGTGCAAATTTTCCAAATGATTTTTGGCAAGTTCTTTAAGCTTCACCTTTCAGTTTCCTACCTTGCAGAGGGAGGTCACTTCAATCCTGGGACAGACCTCAGAAACAGACCCCCCCTGTATCCCTTACACAGAGAGGTGACTGAGGAAGAAGGGCAGCCTGAATGATGCCTTAAACATTACAAGCTGTGATTTTGAGACCAGAGTTTAAGATGAATAGTCGCGTGTTTAACTATCTCCACAACAGGAAACCACCAAGTATTCAAACACTTGGACTGCACAGAGATAATGAGACCCCATTCTTCACAGACAAAATCCTCAAGGTTTTCTCTATCTTTGTGATAAGGCAGAGACGTTGAAACACTGGCAGCAAATGAGCACCCTCTGTCCATCTTAATGTCTCCTTCTGTCTCCTGCTGTGCAGGCAGCTTCTTGGCCTCTCCTtcctgcccctgcccatggcaggggggtggaattagaggatctttaaggtcccttccaacccaaacctttctgCTCTATGATTCCATGACCACAGGTTCCTGCAGGTACGCTCGGCTCTAGTCACCAAGCTCTACCCTAAAGGTGTCTGTGCAAAAGGTGGCGTGCTTCAACCACGGGCTCTGGTACCTGGACCCAAATTTTTGTATGCATGAAGGACACGGGGTATTCATTCATTTAGttccattttaagaaaattctGGTTCTGTTCTAAAGACATCTGCCACAATTTGTTTGCAGCACGTTGTCATCAGCTCTGACCTGGAAGAACTTACTGTCCCTTTGCATGAAGGACACTAACTAACCACTtggtcattttttcctttcaatacCAGTGAGAGATTTAGTGTGTGGATGCCACTGTATATTCCTGCCAGGAGAAAGCACTGTTTTCAAAGATTTTGTCATGGCTTTCCCTCTTTCCAGTGAAATACTGGACATTTTGATCCCTCGGTCACATTAAATGGCAGAAGCATGAACTCGTATCTACAAACTGGCATTTATACTTACAGATGCACCGTACTCTCTGGTTTTCCCTGCTATATCAAGACAAAACAGGAACAAAGCTGCTCCAGTCAGAGCTGATATTATCTGGCTGAAGGACACACATCCATCAGTGATACATACGACTGCCAGCGATCCTTACCTTCAGCCTGATTTGACTTCTGTCCTCTGAAACATCAAGCACTTCAATTAATGGTTGACTTTCCAGTTCTGCCTCTGCGCAAACAGAAGGGCACAGAACAGTGTCTAGGAACCCATCAACATTTTCTTCGCTGACAAACAATCTCtcctaaagaaaagaaagaagaggttATGTTCTTGTTGTACTACACTTGAGTGCCACTGGAGCTAGAAACCCTCTCAAAGCAAGGCAAGGACCCTGATTCACAAAGCGGTTTTCACAGCTCGCTCACTTCTAGATAGACCCAACGTTGGACACTGAGAAGTGATGAGGTGAAACGAATTTGGACAGCAGTGCTTAGCTCCTTTTGATTACAAGTACGGATCCTCGTTATACACAGAGataaaaaacttttattttctctctttgatACATGATTAATATATAGATCTAGGTTCCCTTTGAGGAACGATTTGCACCAGCGCTGTTCTGCTGTCCTCACCCACCTTAACGCCAGGAAGGCCTCAAGCATTTATGGATTTGTTTCAGTGCCTTCCTTTAGGAAAATGTAAACACTTCAGACGTTCCTCAGGCTTCAAGATCAGACCTTCTAAAGCAAAAGCTATGAAACATGCATGACAATATCTGTTTCACATCCATCTGAGAAGGTTTCTCAGATCTCCACTTAGGCAAGAGTAAACACTGGTAGGGGAAAGCAGAGAGGCAGCACAATTACAGACAGTCTGGGGCACGGTTTGAGGCCCTTAATGTGCCGTACACAAGCAGGGTGAAACATGTCGCTACAGGTTTTAAGATTTAAATCAGTTACAGGTAATTAATGGTCCTAAAATATATCCTGGAGGAGCGTTTCATAAGAATGACAGCGCTCGCCCTGTCCTTATATTCTTCTGAAAACATCTGCTCTAGGCTGTGGGTACGGACGGACTTCAGCACAGTAAAATTCCTCTGACTTGGGACTATTCTTATGCTCTGAGAATTACCTTTCCCATTTAACAATTGTTTCATtggaaaaagtaggaaaaaagttGCAAGCCATCTATTTTAAGccgtatttttaaatttctcctTCCAGTTCTACCCTCTTGTCAACCCAACTCAGGTTTAATTCAATTATCGCTGCCATCTTGCAGGCTGAGAAGCAAAAAGGCAATTCTGCACATTTTTGGCCCCCTACGGATGCAGCCTTATGCACAGTCAGATGCTGCACAGTTCCTGCGGTACCAAACCTAACTGtcatctttagaaaaaaaatctgcatgggaaaaataaaacagcttcctatttttttcGCTATTTAAATTAGAAATCGCAATATGGGAAGTCGTAACGTATCTAGTGCtggttttcaaaagaaaataaaatacattttctatcCAGAAAGATTCAGCCCAGGCAAACATCCAGCAGCGGGTGCAGGCAGCCTGTGAGCAGGCTGAACTACGGCCCCGTTCCCTGACGGAAAACCCTCCCGTCACAGAGATGCATCTCACGTTGCTATGTATGGAGCCTGAAGTATTTATTCCCTCCAGTTCCTTCCTTTCTCGCCTGCCAGAGCAGGACCCCGCTGGTGTGTTAGGGTCACAGCAGCACTCTGCACAGTTCAGAAGGTGGCAGGGTAAAGGATGGAGGAGTGCAGCACCACGGCTGCGATCCTCTGCTTCTCCCCAGACTGCTGTGACTGCGCACAAGTctgtttgcctttgtttttctgtacaaaatggggaaaatgtgtttgtttggttgttttttttcttctccctctgaACCTGTATTTGTTTTGTCTAGCGAGAGCATCAGCCTTTTATAAAAGGATTCTTACTGTGCATTTGTGCTCCTACCAGCGGCGGTACCGATCCTGCTGATGTCTGTAAGCCACGCAGCAACAGAACCAAATCCCAGGTGCAGGAATGCAGAGAGGAGGAGATGCTTTAAATGACAACAGTTCTGCTACATCTGAACACACCAAACCACGTCCTCAGGTCGCGTTGCCTGAGCTGACTTCCACCGGCCGGTCCCTCGTGGGAGTTGTGGGGCCGCTGCCCAGTACAGCCCAGTACAGCACAGGGGGCAGAAACAGcatgaaatgctgttttccccagtgcccccagaaAACGGGGGCACTGGGGAAAGGGCAGGAGATGCGAGCAGACCCGAAAGGACCCCTCTGAGTGGCCGTGAGGGTCgggaagctgcagctggagccacTTCAGCAGCCAGGGCCAGGAGTGCCAACAGCAGAGTGAGCGCCAGGCACGGCGTCGCCCCTGGGCCACACGACTCaccatttatttcttctgattcaaAGCAAAATAGCAGTGTTTCCTGTGAAGAAAACCAGTTAACACCACAGAACGGAAGGCCTGCTGATTGTTACTCTAGACAAGGACAGGAGGGAGCTGCCTGAGCTGATGCCTGCACCCCTTTAATGACCACGAGCCCGTTTCTGCAGGTTCAGTCCCAGCTCGGCGATGTATTCCCCGAGCCGCACGCTCACATTTCAAGGAAGCATTTAAAATTTTGCCACCAGTGGCCTGTCATCAACCAAAGCGCCGTGTGCTGTACACGCAAGCAGTGCCATTTGTTACCAATGACTGTCGTTAGTGTGTTCAGACAACCAGCAACTCGAACTCCAACTTTGCATTCACAGCCAGCATACGCCGAGGCATTTATTATCACTGCAGATGTTATCGAAGCACAGAGTTTGGCAAAAAGTGATTCGGGGACTTATTTAAAGCCTGTTTGCTCTGGcttgcaggagcagcagaggacagGCCTCCGCAGCTGATTGCAATGACCCTGTGAAATAATGATTTGGTTTCAGTTTGCTTTATGATATTTATGACACATGGCTTTCCCCGAATCACACAAGGCTTTCCCCAAACACACAGTCTTCTGCTGTGTGCAGCAGCTCAAAAGATGCTTTCATGAGCTTAATCAATAGGTTAATAACCCTTCCTGACACAACTGTTCTGTGTAAGGACATCATTCCCATAATGCACCTACCAATTAAAGGCTATTCAGAAATTAGATTGTTTTATAGCAGAAGAAAACTAACTATGAGTTTTAAGTTAGAGAGgttacactggaaaaaaaaaaaatcaaataagcCTGTTCTGTTCTCCTTTTCCAACCTCCTCTGGCCTCCCAAAAAACTTGCCAAGAGTCCTGAAACGCTGAGCACACAATTAAATGAACCAAAAATAAACTTCTGTCAGATTAGGCAGAACAGTCTCAGTTTCTAGCATCACCTTCTAAGAAGTGACCCCTAACCGAAGGATATTAACTCCTCACGGGAGTTCAGGAACTGAAAACTGTAGCACGGATTGAAGAACTGAAAGGAAGCACGGAACAGCTCAAAACGGCTTGGAAACGAGGGCAAAAGCAGAGTGAGCAGGAGCGCACCTGATCTCGCAGCCAGCTGGGGTTCAGCATCTCTGTCAGGATCTCCAAGTGCCCTTCAGGGCAGCATCCGCGCTGCTCTCCAGTACAGATTTCTTCCTGAAGGTCAGGGGCTTAAAATGGAGAGGTATCTTATGCCTCCCAGCACGACTCTGTAGGCTGCACGCTCGGTTGCCTCTGGAACCAAGACGGTTCCTCCACAAGAGCCCCAACCCCGGGACCACCGGGCTCGAGGAGGGCCCCAGCACGGGTCCAGGGGGGAACCCAcgggggcacccccagcccacgCTGCCAGCAGCGAGCTCTGGAGGCTGCACCTCACCTTTTCTCCCATGTCTAATGAGCTAACAAGAGGGATTAGTTAGAAAGAGTTCGGACTTGGGTCCCTCTGTTACAAAGACAGCTCAAAAAAATCCTcttctggtgttttttcttGCACAGGGTCCCAGCAGGTGTTTGCCGTGgaggagctgccccacagcattGCTGCTGTCAAAGCAGGAGACCCGAGTCCAGGGGTTAGACACGTGGCACTGGGCGTGCAGCACGCTTACCTGGGGGTTACAGCACTTCTACAGTACTTACCAGCTCCTTTCTAAAGGGAAAAGCAACAAGAGCTTGGAAAGGATCTCCTTCACCGGGCTCTGGTGGCCGTGCCAAGCAGAAAAATCAGAGGATGTTTTATGTTCGGTAACATGCCCACCTAAAACCTTCACGAAGACATCAGCAAGCCCACAGAAGTCAAACACGGCTTCTGTATCGCTGCACAGCTCCCTTTTGGGTATCCGTGTTCAGTAATCCCCACAAACAGCACTGCTCGTGCTTAGCTCAAACCATGAGCTAATTGGGAATGTTTTGGATAACGTTTCTCATTCCGTACccgttaaaaataaataaatctcagtcCGCAGCAAAGCAGAGGAAACAAGGCTCCCCCCTGTTCTCTGGAGCCCTGCAGGGGGCTTCCTCAGCAGTCACCTCACCATGACTTCAATCTTAATATTCTCCATCACGTTATGTGGGCTTTTATTACAAGAGGTTCGTTGGTTTGGGTTCACGTGAAAACGGGCACACATGACTCTTTTGGGGTCATGCGCAATTAATTATCTACCAAACATGTTCCACGTGCCAAGAACGCAGACTCCAAGCCTCAGTAGCTCCGATGCACCCACCAGAAACTGGCTTTTATTCCTGTTCAGGATGAAGCGTTTAGCCCCAGGGGACCAAACAAAGATGATGTTTCTCGAAGGCACAATTTCAGCCATTTCCCAACTCCAGCTCCGCCATAAACCAGGACGTTCTGGGACACACTGTTCTCAGAAACCTTGCCTGGCAGGCTCACAGGTTTTATTAATGGTTATTTAACTCTCAGCCATTCTTTTTCACAACATATTCCTTAGGCtctgtttcttaaaatgaaGGGGAATTCTCTGATGCAGGAGTTTCCTTGGCCTGAGCTCCCAGGATTTAAACAAGCGGAAGCAAAAGGTGCGGAAAAAGTCCAAAGAAAAAGTCCAAAGTTATGAAATTTCTACCTTCATAGGATTTCTGCTCACCGTGACGAGCGTGAAGAGACAGCACGGCCTGGCCAAGGGGCAAAActactcagaaagaaaaagcagcaaaggcTGCAAGCGCTGACTAAGAAGTTACGGCGTGGAGTCGGCAGAGCGCCGTGCGTTGTACGGGGAAGTGGTAAAAGCCAGAGGACATTAACAGCTACCAAAGGAAGGCAGGCTGGCAACAACATACTTAAGGTCTGGGGGGTGGAGGGCTGCTGCACTGTAAAGATTTGCTGAAAATAAGCACTTGCTTTAGCTGGGGTGAGGATCCAGGCTGCTCAGCATCTATGGAAACTGCGCTCTAAATATATCGCCTTTCAGCACAGGGATTCAAACGCATCTGACTTCACAAAAGGAAAGCCAGTCCTTGAAATTGCGTTTCAAGAACGTTGTCCTAAGCACAAGCCCGACTCATTCTCCTACCATTATCTGTATCAGTCCAatttctgaggagaaaagaGGGCAGTGTGATAACAGGACCCTGATGATCACGCAAGGCAGGGCCGTGCAATTAGCGGCCCCGTTATCACTCACGTTGATCTGGCAGAGGCACACGGGCAATAAAAGCAAGCAACAGAGGCTGAACAACATCAGAGTCCAGGGACAGGGCTCCGAAGAGATGCATCCTGCTCATGCAGAGAACAATTACCCTAACACGTTCTCCTGGTCATTTGGCACGTTAACGGGAGACACGGGGCAGCCACACGGGGTTTGCAGCAGCCCCTGTGGCAGGTTTCTGCCACAACCAGCAAAAAGCCTGTTCCTAgcagcctggaaaacagaaatccttGGTCTCCAATACGAAGCAGCTTCCCAGGAGACAGCAGAACAGGCATTTCCTACCCGAAAAAATCACTGGTCTCTTCGGGAGCTATCCTCTGGCCACACTGCTGTGGGGAAGCGACTACAAAGAGGCGGGAAGCAGCACAACTGGGAGGTAAAGGACAAAATTCCTGCTCACCTAGGCTACCAAAAGCTGCCTAAAGCGATTAAACAGGGCGCTGCAGCTGGGCATGTTCCAGAAATGCTCTCTTCTGTGACTGATGCAACTCCTCACAGACCTCAACGCAGAGAACGTAGCTCTGATTTATAGGAATagattcaaaggaaaaaaacaccagcgATTACGGCAGACAAATTGGAGAAGTCAACGTAAGTAGAAGAGAAACGACCACAAGCAAATTGTTAATGGACAGAAGACGGCAAATAATAGCAGctctaattaaatattaatttttctcaCTTCACGCTGAGTGAATGCGGCTATCTGTGCTGGCACAGGCACTTCTGGGAAACAGCacggttaaaaaaaaaaaaaaaaaaaagaaaagcaaacagaacaaatgaCTTCAGATTATTTCAACTGCTTCCATTTGCAGGCTTGTATCCAAAAGGCCTGCACCCCAGAAGCAATCAATCTTTTTTACTCTGCTGCATGAATGAATGGCTGGGAGGCCTATGACTAATTCCaagtctcctcctcctcctactcCATCCAAAACATTTGGCAATATATAATAAATTCAGGCCactgaaagattattttttttttgtcacaaagAGGTAATATTGCCTAAAATCCCATTACTGGCTAGCCTTATAACACCTTTCAATAGAACAATGTTCCCCCAGTCATAATAATGAATACACACACCAAGCAGCGTAACAATTAGACTGAGATCAAAGCGTGCAAACATGCCAATCAACCACTGTGCTAAAGACACACTTCAAGTGGAATCTCCTGTTCCCAAACTGAGTTTTCAGCAATAACTTCACAGTCgcagaaagctgctttttcaCTAAAATAAGTAGATCTTTGCTACAAccatttaaaatgacaaatgcTAACAAAAGAGAGTATCACAGCAGCGTGTCCAAGCCTCTGTAAGCTCACCACCTTCCTGGTTCTGCAAAACTCCCTGAAAAACTAAGCAGGCTGTGAGATGCTCTGGTGGCAGATTGCATTTAGGCCAGGCCTGTTTGCCATAAAACAATGAGCAGGCAGACTGACGTGCACCATGGCACATGATGAAAGAGATGGAAATCCCGACAACGTGAAAAAGCAGGTAAAATGCCTGTAGTGCCCATCCCTCCCTTCTACACCTATACAGGGCCAGCAGTCTGCAGATGACTTGCCTGATGCAATTTGACATTGTGTCAGCACCCAGCACCTGGTCACAACGATTAACGTTAGTGCCAAATGCTTTGTGGTCCCACCTGCACGGACTTGCAAGCTCCTGCCTTGGTAAAAGTCAAGGCCACGCACTGCAAACAGTTCCGTGTGGGTGGCTCTCGATAAATCCATCATCTTTGATACGCACCCGAACCGATGAGCTCCTTCAGAGGAAGCTCACAGAAAAGGTGTGCAGCCTACCAAGtgggaaataaaatatgaagattCAGCTGTAGGTATGCTAGCTGGACAATTATATCTCCTCCAGAATCATGCAGTATTTTCTAATTGTAGGGACAGAGCAATTAAGACACCCCAAGCCATCATCCCACTGGATATACTTTGTCTGCTAGTTTTGTGGACTCGCACTGCCACGGTTTGTGAACCAAACTGCACGGGTTTTGTTGTTCTAAAACAAAGATCAACTGACAATCACTGGGCCAAAAAGTTGCATAAGAATTACGCAGCCTTAATCCCTGTGCATCATACATTCTTTGAAGCACTGAGCTTCCAGAATAACGCAGCTCTCCACAAAACTTGTGTCAGTGCTTCTTCACGGCAGGAGTGCCACAACGTGAGCATCTTTTTGGGGAGACTGCCAGCTCTGTTAGCACCGTCAGCCAGATGCAGCAGACACGGCACACTCCCCCCATCACAGGGAGCATCCTCTGCCTAACAACCCATAAAACAATAAGACACCTAAACCAGAATCATATTGGGATTTGTGAGGAGAGGGGATGAAGAACTAGGCCAGCAAAATGGCAATCAGCAGCTGCCTGTTCACGGCTGCTGGTTGCAGCATCACCCTGGTTGAACCAGCAGGTGTTCCTGCTGTGTAAATAGAAATTCTGCCCCGAAAGGCAGACAGGTACACGCACACACCTGCATTTCAAGAAATTGTATGCATGTATGCACCTCTGATGTGTTATAAACACCTCCTCTCTTCATCCACACAGGTGGGCATGAACCAGATGGTCGCTTACACGGCCTTAAAGACTAAAGCTAAGGACACAGCACAGGCTGTTTTTACTCATTATCAGTGTTTCCcttggaaaaaaacaccagctCAGGAGGCAGAAGCCATTTCAAGCTCCAAGGACACAGTTATCAGCTCCAGGACATGACCGTTGCTAACCGTGTCGTTGCACTGACGCCTGGTCACAGCTCTCAGAGGGAAGATAACCTAACAGCTCCCAGAGATATCATTTATAAACAGCTCCAAAAACAGGAGCTGCACGCTGGAGAGCAAGGCTGTGACGTGGCTGGGAGCGGGCTGAGCAACCTGCCCAGAGGGCTGTTACCTGCAGAGCGGAGGCGTCGAGGCCGAAGCTGAACTTCTCCCAGGGCCCGTCGCTCCCGGGGGCTTTGGCCAGCCCGATGGCAGCGTTGTGGGGGCTCACGCTCACGCTGGTCTCGGGGGCTGCCAGCCTGTTTGCTGGGGGAAACCTCAGGAAGAGGGAGTAGGCATTGGTAGCACTGGAGAAGCGGAGGCTGTAGTGGTTGGTGCCCACATCCCCCTGCAAGCTTTGGGGCTGGATGCAGGGcacgggcagcagcagggtgagggaggccTCGTCCTGGCGGCAGCGGAAGGGAGGGCACAGGGCACGGGGCAGGCTCGGGGCCATGACAGCGGGGTTGGGCTCAGCCTCcagcggggctgggctggggagggagcccTCAGGGAGGCCGCTGGGCTCGGGGGAAGCAGCTCCGGAGCGGGGGGGATCTTTGGGGGGAGTGGGGGAGTCCCCGGTGCTGCTCCACGTGCTGCAGGGGGAAGGAGtaggggaagaaggaggagaaggaggaggagaggaaggaggagaaggaggaggagcagcctcGCTGCCTCCCCCCTCAGCCACCGGCTCCCCACCGAGGCCGGGCTCCTCCAGCCGCCCCCCGTCGTCCCCCTGCGGCTGCTGGGGAGCGGGAGGGGGGTCGTGCACGACGGGCAGGGTGACGAGCAGCCTCCTCTCGGCCTTGTGGAAGGCGGCCCGGCCTCGGCTCTCGTCCACGGCGTAGGGCAGGCGGAGGCGGAGGCGGTAGGCGGGTCGCTGAGAGTCGAGGCGCAGCTCCCGGGGCAGGACCTGGAGCACGGCCTCGGCGGCGGAGCGGAGCAGAGGCAGCTCCACCGTCACCACCAGCTCCCGGGGCACCGGGCTGGGCACGGAGTCCCGGCAGCAGCGGTAGTCCTGCAGCTCCACGTAGGAGCGCTGCAGGAGGCTCCAGCGAGGAgtggtggggccgggggggggaggaggatcAGGAGGAGCGGGGACGGGGACTgaggggacgggggggacagcagggacaggggGGACGGGGAAAGGTGGCAAAGGGCTGGCGGGGGCGGAGGGGGGCGGCGTGGGGCCGCCGGGCAGCGGGGTGCGGATGACGGGAGCCTGAGGGACGCCCTTGTAGGTGGCCCCGCGGAGGACGGCGGCGTTGGTGCGGTCGAGGCGGAGGGCGAAGCCGCGCTCCACCGCCTCCATGGCCGTGTCGCTGAGCAGGCGGCGAAAGCGGGAGCTGCGGGAGGCCAGGCGGAGGGCTGAGGGATGGAAAACCACGTCGTAAACCAGGCAGCGGCGGTGGCCGCCCCTCATTAGCTCCTCGCGTCCCGGTGCCAGGCTGTAGGGCAAAGCCCAGCGGTGGCCGCCGGGCTCCCGGCGAGCCTGAGGGCGGTCGATGTGCGGGTTGCTGCAGATGTTGAGGTAACAGCGGCGGGAGCCGGCCTGGCTGGTGCGCAGCACGTAGCCGGGGGTCGGGTGGATGAAGCGCACCTCCACGCCGCGCTCCCGCTCCAGCGCCGTCACCTCCTCCTCGTACAGCCGCCGCTGCTCGGGGTCGGCCAGCTCGGCCGCGTACTCGGCGAACAGTTCGCGGAAACGAGGGTCGCGGAAGGCTTCCCGCAGCCGCTCCGCTTCCTCGGCGCTGAGCTCCAGCTCCTCCGGGCGCCCCGCGGCCGCCATGGCCTCAGGGGCCGCTCGGGTCGCCGTGGAGACGCCAAACAAGATGGCGGCCCCCGCCCGTTGCTATGGTGATGGCAAACAAGATggcggccgggccccgcggcGGGTTGCTGTGAGGGAGCCATGGTGGTTGGTGGCTCCGTGCGTTCCCCTCGTGGTTTTCCTCAGTGCCCCGGCCGGCCGGGGTGGAAAAGGCGGCAGCTCTCCGTTGTAAGGCAAACCGTGTGGATATATGTAATATATCTTACCTATATctacatatatagagagatataAGCACTGCCTGGCCCTCAGTTCTCTGCCTTTCTGGTTGTTCCTGTGGTGGGATTTCCAAAAAGCACCCACCAGCCTCCCCAGAAATGTCGAAGGACCGTGTCCTTGTTCCCCGTACACCCCTCCTCACCATAGCTGCCTATGTTATTCGCTAATTATATTGCCAGCAGTAATCAGTGCCTCACAACTTTTCCTTAGACCTTTCCTGTCCAAAGAAAAATCCCAGCCTGTATTTCCTGTATTTGCTGCAAATAACTAGCTATCAGTTAAGAAGAGCATGGCAAAAAACAAAGTTCTCCTTATCTTCaacttcctttttaaaatacgCCTATTTTCTATCTGCTATACATGTGTTGCTTCCTCCAGTTGCCTTCATTTATTATGTTGTGGCGATCTTCATTGTGACTCTACATTTTATCTATGCCAACACCAGaatattttcctgtaaaaatTTATTGACGTACAAAATAAGCCATTTTTGGCTTTGACACTCATTAAGAACAGTCTGTAATACATTATAAA is part of the Anas platyrhynchos isolate ZD024472 breed Pekin duck chromosome 5, IASCAAS_PekinDuck_T2T, whole genome shotgun sequence genome and harbors:
- the DNAAF2 gene encoding protein kintoun; this encodes MAAAGRPEELELSAEEAERLREAFRDPRFRELFAEYAAELADPEQRRLYEEEVTALERERGVEVRFIHPTPGYVLRTSQAGSRRCYLNICSNPHIDRPQARREPGGHRWALPYSLAPGREELMRGGHRRCLVYDVVFHPSALRLASRSSRFRRLLSDTAMEAVERGFALRLDRTNAAVLRGATYKGVPQAPVIRTPLPGGPTPPPSAPASPLPPFPVPPVPAVPPVPSVPVPAPPDPPPPPGPTTPRWSLLQRSYVELQDYRCCRDSVPSPVPRELVVTVELPLLRSAAEAVLQVLPRELRLDSQRPAYRLRLRLPYAVDESRGRAAFHKAERRLLVTLPVVHDPPPAPQQPQGDDGGRLEEPGLGGEPVAEGGGSEAAPPPSPPSSPPPSPPSSPTPSPCSTWSSTGDSPTPPKDPPRSGAASPEPSGLPEGSLPSPAPLEAEPNPAVMAPSLPRALCPPFRCRQDEASLTLLLPVPCIQPQSLQGDVGTNHYSLRFSSATNAYSLFLRFPPANRLAAPETSVSVSPHNAAIGLAKAPGSDGPWEKFSFGLDASALQERLFVSEENVDGFLDTVLCPSVCAEAELESQPLIEVLDVSEDRSQIRLKPQEAACSERGEKEQIVNSSEGDPAKKTNDDLFQTKTETNCPAADTVEERAAETNTTSTSSIPAETIGKADCSSHHCLQHEPSDTSSAVPGKSGSNEPDLDSALTVGETAASSASATQGGLLLGGQAKMEREEAAADAEPARGTPCSSGSRAASPLLREVSTQDGSVQIIRDHTTHCAVTFQNALLYELD